A stretch of the Panicum virgatum strain AP13 chromosome 9N, P.virgatum_v5, whole genome shotgun sequence genome encodes the following:
- the LOC120691454 gene encoding ras-related protein RABF1-like, translated as MGCSPSVPARSTGGLNTVNNDTSSATDSKDLRAKLVLLGDSGVGKSCIVLRFVRGQFDPTSKVTVGASFLSQTLALEDSTIVKFEIWDTAGQERYAALAPLYYRGAAAAIVVYDITSPESFNKAQYWVKELQKHGSPGIVMVLVGNKADLHENRSVSSQDAQEYAEKNNMFFIETSAKTADNINQLFEEIAKRLPRPTMS; from the exons ATGGGTTGCTCGCCCTCCGTGCCAG CTAGAAGTACAGGAGGGCTGAACACTGTCAACAACGATACCTCTTCTGCCACTGATTCAAAGGACTTGCGTGCTAAG TTGGTATTACTGGGAGACTCAGGTGTTGGGAAAAGCTGCATCGTTCTTCGCTTTGTTCGTGGTCAGTTTGATCCTACTTCCAAG GTAACTGTTGGTGCATCTTTTTTATCACAAACATTGGCATTGGAAGACTCAACAATagtgaaatttgaaatttgggATACTGCTGGCCAAGAGAG GTATGCTGCCTTGGCACCACTTTACTACAGAGGAGCTGCTGCTGCAATTGTTGTTTATGATATAACTAGTCCGGAATCATTTAACAAAGCACAGTACTGGGTAAAG GAACTTCAGAAGCATGGTAGTCCTGGTATTGTAATGGTTTTGGTTGGCAATAAGGCTGACCTGCATGAGAATCGAAGTGTATCTTCACAG GATGCACAGGAGTACGCAGAGAAGAACAATATGTTTTTTATCGAGACGTCAGCAAAGACAGCAGATAATATAAACCAACTATTTGAG GAAATTGCAAAGAGGTTGCCTAGGCCAACGATGTCCTGA
- the LOC120692787 gene encoding heavy metal-associated isoprenylated plant protein 5-like yields the protein MGAGNGGDGGAEEAAAEPVVLKMELHCAGCAQKVKKAIKRVPGVESIVADAAANRVVVAGTADAAALKARLEAKTKKAVEIISAGSGPKRPAPAAEPKDAGAGEKKADKDASPKEEKEKKQPPEEKKPKEETVLLKIRLHCDGCADRIRRRIYKIKGVKDVVIDSNAKDEVKVRGTMDIPAMLSYLKEKLNRDVEAVAPAKKDGGEGKDDKKDKGGDGDKNKGAAPGGDDKKDKGKGIEVAAAGPSTAAAAAFMAAPAGPSTYHVAPPQGYVAYQQGPPPHAGYGYYPPYPYYGNADGMGHAHANPSGAATYYHQPEASQQQAYPPYPYRFDMAPAPQLFSDENPNACSVM from the exons ATGGGTGCCGGCAACGGAGGAGAtggcggcgccgaggaggcggcggcggagcccgtCGTGCTGAAGATGGAGCTGCATTGCGCCGGCTGCGCGCAGAAGGTCAAGAAGGCCATCAAGCGCGTGCCTG GTGTGGAGTCGATcgtggcggacgcggcggcgaacAGGGTCGTCGTGGCGGGGacggccgacgcggcggcgctcaaGGCGCGGCTCGAGGCCAAGACCAAGAAGGCCGTGGAGATCATCTCCGCCGGCAGCGGCCCCAAGaggcccgcccccgccgcggagcccaaggacgccggcgccggggagaAGAAGGCGGACAAGGACGCGAGCCccaaggaggagaaggagaagaagcaaccGCCGGAGGAGAAGAAACCCAAAGAG GAGACGGTGCTGCTCAAGATCCGCCTCCACTGCGACGGCTGCGCCGACCGCATCAGGCGACGAATCTACAAGATCAAAG GGGTGAAGGATGTGGTGATCGACAGCAATGCCAAGGACGAGGTGAAGGTCAGGGGCACGATGGACATCCCCGCCATGCTCTCCTACCTCAAGGAGAAGCTCAACCGCGACGTGGAGGCCGTGGCGCCCGCCAagaaggacggcggcgagggcaaGGACGACAAGAAGGAcaagggcggcgacggcgacaagAACAAGGGCGCGGCCCCGGGCGGCGACGACAAGAAGGACAAGGGCAAGGGCatcgaggtggcggcggcgggtccgtcaacggcggccgccgcggcgttcatggcggcgccggcggggccgaGCACGTACCACGTGGCGCCGCCGCAGGGCTACGTGGCGTACCAGCAGGGCCCGCCGCCACACGCCGGCTACGGCTACTACCCGCCGTACCCCTACTACGGCAATGCCGATGGCATGGGTCACGCTCACGCCAACCCCAGCGGCGCCGCCACCTACTACCACCAGCCCGAGGCCAGCCAGCAGCAGGCGTACCCGCCGTACCCCTACCGCTTCGACATGGCACCGGCGCCGCAGCTCTTCAGCGACGAGAACCCCAACGCCTGCTCCGTCATGTGA